A window from Chloroflexota bacterium encodes these proteins:
- a CDS encoding Zn-dependent alcohol dehydrogenase, which translates to MKTKAAVLYQPRTPLKIEDVELGPVKDEDVLVRIVASGVCHSDLHIYHHGGERWPLPMVLGHEAAGIVEEVGAMVRSVRPGDHVVINLAPYCGRCDDCTTGRIHLCEHKRGPNGCLYDGGTRLAKGGRRIYHFANTAAYANHAIIHESSAIAIGKHIPLEKACLVGCALAAGVGAAMNSAKVEAGQSVAVFGCGGVGLNVIQGARLAGASAIIAVDLLESKLAKASDFGATETVDASMEDPVRRIQELTRNRGVDYAFEVIGRVETIQQAYQAIRAGGKCVVVGVVSDKSELSIAPTSLVQDRTIIGTRFGSTRAPRDFPLYLDLYMQGRLKIDELITRYARLEDVNEAIRDLERGTAIRTVMLME; encoded by the coding sequence ATGAAGACCAAGGCCGCCGTCCTCTACCAGCCGCGCACGCCGCTCAAGATTGAGGATGTGGAGCTTGGCCCGGTGAAGGATGAGGATGTGCTGGTGCGCATCGTCGCCTCAGGCGTCTGCCACAGCGACCTGCACATCTATCACCACGGCGGAGAGCGCTGGCCGCTGCCGATGGTGCTGGGGCACGAGGCGGCGGGCATCGTGGAAGAGGTGGGCGCGATGGTGCGAAGCGTCCGCCCCGGCGACCATGTGGTCATCAACCTGGCCCCCTATTGCGGCCGCTGCGACGATTGCACCACCGGCAGGATCCACCTCTGCGAGCATAAGCGCGGCCCCAACGGCTGCCTCTACGATGGCGGCACGCGGCTCGCTAAGGGCGGCAGGCGCATCTATCACTTCGCGAATACGGCCGCCTACGCCAACCACGCCATCATCCATGAGAGCAGCGCCATCGCCATCGGCAAGCACATCCCGCTGGAGAAGGCCTGCCTGGTAGGCTGCGCCCTGGCGGCGGGCGTCGGCGCGGCGATGAACTCGGCCAAGGTGGAGGCCGGGCAGAGCGTGGCCGTCTTCGGCTGCGGAGGCGTAGGCTTGAACGTCATCCAAGGGGCGCGGCTGGCGGGCGCCTCCGCCATCATCGCCGTGGACCTCCTGGAATCCAAGCTGGCCAAGGCCAGCGACTTCGGCGCGACGGAGACGGTGGACGCCTCCATGGAGGACCCGGTGCGGCGCATCCAGGAGCTGACGCGCAACCGCGGCGTGGACTATGCCTTTGAGGTCATCGGCCGGGTGGAGACGATCCAGCAGGCCTACCAGGCGATACGCGCCGGCGGCAAGTGCGTCGTGGTGGGCGTGGTCTCGGACAAGTCCGAGCTTTCCATCGCGCCGACGAGCCTTGTGCAGGATCGCACCATCATCGGCACGCGCTTCGGCTCCACGCGGGCCCCGCGCGATTTCCCGCTCTACCTGGACCTCTATATGCAGGGCCGCCTGAAGATAGACGAGCTCATCACGCGCTACGCCAGGCTTGAGGACGTCAACGAGGCGATCCGCGACCTTGAGCGCGGCACGGCGATCCGCACCGTGATGCTGATGGAGTAG
- a CDS encoding mycothiol maleylpyruvate isomerase: MLDAGQRRRRGKEAAMNQTIREGYRQSGLFLEQVVGGVTKDSFEGPGLGEWTVRELIGHSTRGLVTVEQYLAAPAKAINLQSAVAYYGSAASSAIPPSSPLHAQILQRARDAAKELGDEPAKAIAVMRKRVQALVEKTPDDAPMTVIGGRGMRLIDYLPSRCLELVVHSLDIAKATGQSVQAPPIALQVCLHLMADVAQAHNKGEMLLLALTGRESLPQGWV; this comes from the coding sequence ATGCTGGACGCAGGTCAACGGCGACGGCGCGGCAAGGAGGCGGCGATGAACCAGACGATCCGTGAAGGCTATAGGCAGAGCGGCCTCTTTCTGGAGCAGGTTGTGGGCGGTGTGACCAAGGACTCCTTCGAAGGGCCTGGCCTGGGCGAATGGACCGTCCGCGAGCTCATTGGCCACTCCACGCGCGGGCTTGTCACCGTGGAGCAATACCTGGCCGCGCCCGCGAAGGCGATCAACCTCCAGAGCGCAGTCGCCTATTACGGCAGCGCGGCTTCGTCCGCGATACCTCCCTCAAGCCCGCTTCACGCGCAGATCCTGCAGCGCGCCCGGGATGCGGCGAAGGAGCTCGGCGATGAGCCTGCCAAGGCCATTGCAGTGATGCGCAAGCGGGTGCAGGCGCTGGTGGAGAAGACGCCGGACGATGCGCCTATGACGGTCATCGGCGGGCGCGGCATGCGGCTCATAGACTACCTGCCGAGCCGGTGCCTGGAGCTGGTGGTGCACTCGCTCGATATCGCCAAGGCGACGGGCCAGAGTGTGCAGGCGCCGCCTATCGCCTTGCAGGTCTGCCTTCACCTGATGGCGGATGTGGCCCAGGCGCACAACAAGGGCGAGATGCTGCTCCTCGCCCTCACCGGGCGGGAGAGCCTGCCCCAGGGCTGGGTGTAG
- a CDS encoding amidohydrolase, whose translation MQFGRVGTGTHYTRGQVCGARKYRAIACALSVDRLRMRQYNRRRRRGRKYGTGGCAMKYKVISTDDHLQEAPDTWTSRMSAKKWGGNIPQLVRLPNGNDTWNIYGAPRFMGTLGSVHGAMPDRTKPPSRWEDVPKIAYVPAERVKAMEQDGVDVHTFFGNIAGIAGNTFQDPGWPMDFNLECIRAFNDFQIEEYARPFPGRFITLAIVPLWDVNEAVAEVHRTLKMGIKGISFAMPQQWKYKHICDPYWDPLWALCQEAGLSVNLHIGSGGSQGYGPNPNWEGLSPMFRLATSSTRTISANTDVMSTMLYSGIPIRFPKLKIVSSESGMGWVPYLLEVADHQYERQKLWQEGMNILPSAIFHRQFYVNFWFEVNGAQQRHVIGMNNIMWESDFPHPTCTYPASQDYIARCMKDWTPAERQQVLVDNAVRVFNLNPN comes from the coding sequence ATGCAGTTTGGTAGAGTGGGAACAGGCACGCACTATACCAGGGGCCAGGTTTGCGGCGCAAGGAAGTATCGCGCAATAGCGTGCGCCCTATCTGTTGACCGCCTCCGGATGCGGCAATACAATCGGCGCAGGAGACGCGGCAGGAAATATGGCACAGGAGGGTGTGCGATGAAGTACAAGGTCATCTCCACGGACGACCATCTGCAAGAGGCGCCGGACACCTGGACCTCTCGCATGTCCGCCAAGAAGTGGGGGGGCAATATCCCCCAGCTTGTCCGCCTGCCCAACGGCAACGACACATGGAACATCTACGGCGCGCCGCGCTTCATGGGCACCCTGGGCTCCGTCCACGGCGCCATGCCGGACCGCACCAAGCCTCCCTCCAGATGGGAGGACGTGCCCAAGATCGCCTACGTCCCAGCCGAGCGGGTCAAGGCGATGGAGCAGGACGGCGTGGATGTCCACACCTTCTTCGGCAATATCGCCGGCATCGCGGGGAACACGTTCCAGGACCCGGGGTGGCCCATGGACTTCAACCTGGAGTGCATCCGCGCCTTCAACGATTTCCAGATCGAGGAGTACGCTAGGCCCTTCCCCGGCCGCTTCATCACCCTGGCCATCGTGCCGCTGTGGGACGTGAACGAGGCGGTGGCGGAGGTACACCGGACGCTCAAGATGGGCATCAAGGGCATCAGCTTTGCCATGCCGCAGCAGTGGAAGTACAAGCATATCTGCGACCCCTACTGGGACCCGCTCTGGGCCCTCTGTCAAGAGGCAGGGCTCTCCGTGAACCTCCACATCGGCTCCGGCGGCAGCCAGGGCTACGGCCCCAATCCCAACTGGGAGGGCCTGAGCCCCATGTTCCGCCTGGCGACGAGCTCCACGCGCACCATCTCCGCGAACACGGACGTGATGAGCACCATGCTCTATTCCGGCATCCCCATCCGCTTTCCCAAGCTGAAGATCGTCTCATCGGAGAGCGGCATGGGCTGGGTGCCCTACTTGCTGGAAGTGGCCGACCACCAGTACGAGCGGCAGAAGCTCTGGCAGGAGGGGATGAACATCCTGCCGAGCGCGATCTTCCACCGCCAGTTCTATGTGAACTTCTGGTTCGAGGTCAATGGCGCGCAGCAGCGGCATGTCATCGGCATGAACAACATCATGTGGGAGTCCGATTTCCCGCATCCCACCTGCACCTACCCCGCATCCCAGGACTACATCGCACGGTGTATGAAAGACTGGACGCCCGCCGAGCGCCAACAAGTGCTGGTGGACAACGCCGTCCGCGTCTTCAACCTCAACCCGAACTAA